Proteins found in one Streptococcus criceti HS-6 genomic segment:
- a CDS encoding YlxQ-related RNA-binding protein: MTSLEKLSNLLGLAQRAGALISGEGLVIKAIQKHQTRLVFLAHDAAPNLTKKVTDKCQYYDIEVSTVFSALELSVAIGRSRKVLAVTDAGFAKKMRTLMN, translated from the coding sequence TTGACTAGTTTAGAGAAATTATCAAATTTATTGGGCCTAGCCCAGCGAGCTGGAGCGCTTATCTCTGGTGAAGGCTTGGTTATCAAGGCCATCCAGAAGCATCAGACCAGATTAGTTTTTCTAGCACATGATGCTGCTCCAAATTTGACCAAAAAAGTAACTGATAAATGTCAATATTACGATATAGAAGTCTCCACAGTGTTTTCGGCACTGGAATTAAGCGTTGCCATCGGTCGTTCCAGAAAGGTTTTGGCTGTGACCGACGCTGGATTTGCAAAGAAAATGAGGACTCTTATGAACTAA
- the trxA gene encoding thioredoxin — protein MAEVVTDKTFDEETAQGLVLVDFWATWCGPCRMQSPILEQISEEYDEDELRVLKMDVDENPETARKFGIMSIPTLLFKKDGQVVKQVAGVHTKDQIKQILAEVG, from the coding sequence ATGGCAGAAGTCGTAACAGATAAAACCTTTGACGAAGAAACGGCTCAAGGTCTTGTCCTTGTAGATTTTTGGGCAACATGGTGCGGCCCTTGTCGCATGCAATCACCAATCTTGGAGCAAATATCTGAAGAGTATGATGAAGACGAATTGCGCGTGCTTAAAATGGACGTCGATGAAAATCCAGAAACAGCTCGTAAATTTGGCATCATGTCAATTCCTACTCTTCTCTTCAAAAAAGATGGCCAAGTGGTTAAACAAGTAGCAGGTGTTCATACCAAAGACCAAATCAAGCAAATTCTAGCTGAAGTAGGATAA
- a CDS encoding CopY/TcrY family copper transport repressor: protein MISNAEWEVLRVVWTKGQVTSKQIIAVLANKKEWSESTIKTLIGRLVDKGILLSRREGRSYLYWTEVSEDDANLACLKGELDKICVTKHTDLLGKLLVETPMTAQDIKTLQDILSAKQAVTEVTCDCTPGQCRCHETGAA, encoded by the coding sequence ATGATTTCAAATGCAGAATGGGAAGTCCTGCGAGTCGTCTGGACAAAAGGGCAGGTCACCAGTAAACAAATTATCGCTGTTTTGGCTAATAAGAAGGAGTGGTCAGAGTCCACCATCAAAACTTTGATCGGCCGTTTAGTTGATAAGGGCATTTTGCTTAGCCGCCGCGAGGGACGCAGCTATCTTTATTGGACTGAAGTATCAGAAGATGATGCAAACCTAGCTTGCCTGAAAGGAGAGCTGGATAAGATTTGTGTCACCAAGCATACAGACCTTCTGGGAAAATTGCTAGTAGAAACACCTATGACGGCGCAAGATATCAAGACGCTGCAGGATATCTTGTCTGCTAAACAGGCCGTTACCGAAGTAACCTGCGACTGCACGCCTGGTCAGTGTCGCTGTCACGAAACTGGTGCAGCCTAA
- the copZ gene encoding copper chaperone CopZ — translation MSKTYQVSGMKCDGCAQTVTDKLSAVKGVESATVDLEKNQVTIEGKAWKWSLKHALKGTNYQLGSEI, via the coding sequence ATGTCAAAAACCTATCAAGTATCAGGAATGAAATGTGATGGCTGTGCTCAAACAGTCACTGACAAACTTTCAGCAGTTAAGGGTGTCGAATCAGCTACTGTTGATCTTGAAAAAAATCAAGTCACCATCGAAGGCAAGGCCTGGAAATGGTCGCTGAAGCACGCCTTGAAAGGGACGAATTATCAATTAGGCAGTGAAATTTAA
- a CDS encoding heavy metal translocating P-type ATPase — translation MVKETYVVDGMVCAACAATVEGAVKKLKGIESCAVNLTTEKMAVTYDQQQLDADRIAKAVADSGYRAHVFDEKKDASQEERELKRLAGMKVRLIWSAIFTLPLLYISMGSMVGLPLPQILDHHSHPLVFVLSQLLLTVPVMVLGWHFYRSGFKSLSKAHPNMDSLVAVATSAAFLYSLYSTYHVILGHHHHIHQLYFESVAVILTLITLGKFFETLSKGRTSEAIKKLMHLSAKEALVIRDNQEILLPIEELVIGDRVLVKPGEKIPVDGQIVTGQSSIDESMLTGESIPVEKTVGDQVYGGSINSQGALTVQAEKLGKDTLLSQIIQLVEEAQETKAPIAKIADQVSGVFVPIVMGIALVTGLVWFFIGGESFTFALTVAVSVLVIACPCALGLATPTAIMVGTGLAAEHGILFKSGDSLELVHQVDTIVFDKTGTLTQGKPELLSVYNYAGDLDQASLLTVIASLEANSSHPISSAIVAKAKEDQLQLLDVEQFENLAGFGLKGEINGQEWLIGNKNLMEQASIALTPARSDFDLLTQQGQTPIYAASQGQLMGLLGVADQLKPDSQEALSQLKERGFDLVMLTGDNEQTAQAIARKAGLDHVISQVLPDQKAQTISDLQAQGKKVAMVGDGINDAPALATADVGLAMGAGTDIAIESADVVLMKPDLMDVAKAMIVSQATIKTIKENLFWAFIYNVLAIPVAMGVLYLFGGPLLNPMLAGLAMSFSSVSVVLNSLRLKYRKV, via the coding sequence ATGGTTAAAGAAACCTATGTTGTTGATGGAATGGTCTGTGCAGCCTGTGCAGCCACAGTCGAAGGAGCTGTCAAAAAATTAAAAGGTATAGAAAGTTGCGCTGTTAATCTAACTACTGAAAAGATGGCAGTGACCTACGATCAGCAACAACTAGATGCTGATCGGATAGCAAAAGCGGTTGCAGATTCGGGTTACCGTGCCCATGTTTTTGATGAAAAGAAAGATGCCAGCCAAGAAGAGCGAGAGCTAAAGCGCCTTGCTGGTATGAAAGTCCGCTTGATTTGGTCTGCAATCTTTACCCTTCCTCTATTATATATATCAATGGGAAGTATGGTGGGACTGCCCCTACCGCAGATTTTAGATCATCACTCTCATCCACTGGTTTTTGTTCTGAGTCAGCTTCTATTAACAGTACCAGTTATGGTATTGGGCTGGCATTTTTACAGATCAGGATTTAAATCTCTGAGCAAGGCTCATCCTAATATGGATAGCCTAGTTGCAGTAGCAACCAGCGCAGCCTTTCTTTACAGTCTTTATAGCACCTACCATGTGATTTTGGGACATCACCACCACATCCATCAACTCTACTTCGAGTCTGTTGCGGTTATTTTGACCCTGATTACTCTCGGAAAGTTTTTTGAAACTCTTTCTAAGGGTCGTACCTCTGAAGCCATTAAAAAACTCATGCACCTTTCGGCTAAAGAAGCCTTGGTGATCCGAGATAATCAGGAAATACTGCTGCCTATTGAGGAGTTGGTCATTGGCGATCGCGTTTTAGTTAAACCGGGTGAAAAAATTCCAGTCGACGGTCAAATAGTGACTGGTCAATCCTCAATTGATGAGTCCATGCTGACAGGAGAATCTATCCCTGTTGAAAAAACTGTCGGTGATCAAGTTTATGGTGGTTCTATTAATAGTCAGGGAGCTTTAACCGTTCAGGCTGAAAAATTGGGCAAAGATACACTGCTCTCACAGATTATTCAGTTAGTGGAGGAGGCGCAAGAAACCAAGGCACCGATTGCTAAAATTGCCGATCAGGTTTCAGGCGTTTTCGTACCGATTGTCATGGGAATCGCCCTTGTGACAGGTCTGGTTTGGTTCTTCATCGGTGGAGAGTCCTTTACTTTTGCTTTGACTGTGGCCGTTAGTGTTTTAGTGATAGCTTGTCCTTGTGCTCTGGGGCTGGCAACACCGACTGCAATCATGGTTGGGACAGGCCTGGCAGCTGAACATGGTATTCTTTTCAAATCTGGTGATAGTCTTGAATTGGTTCATCAAGTTGATACCATTGTTTTTGACAAGACAGGAACGCTGACCCAAGGGAAGCCAGAACTGCTATCGGTTTACAACTATGCAGGCGATTTAGATCAGGCATCTTTACTGACTGTCATAGCTAGTCTAGAGGCCAATTCTAGTCATCCTATCAGTTCAGCAATCGTTGCTAAGGCTAAAGAAGACCAGCTTCAGTTATTAGATGTAGAGCAGTTTGAGAACCTAGCTGGTTTTGGACTTAAGGGCGAAATCAATGGGCAAGAGTGGTTAATTGGTAATAAAAATCTAATGGAGCAGGCCTCTATTGCTCTCACTCCGGCTCGCTCTGATTTTGATTTGTTGACACAGCAAGGACAGACCCCAATCTACGCTGCCAGTCAAGGACAGTTAATGGGGTTATTAGGAGTGGCTGATCAGCTTAAGCCAGACAGTCAAGAAGCTTTGAGCCAGCTTAAAGAACGTGGTTTTGATCTCGTTATGTTAACAGGAGATAATGAGCAAACGGCACAAGCTATTGCTCGAAAAGCTGGACTTGACCACGTGATTAGCCAAGTGCTTCCCGATCAAAAAGCCCAAACAATCAGTGATTTACAAGCTCAAGGTAAAAAAGTCGCCATGGTCGGTGATGGTATCAATGATGCACCAGCTTTAGCAACAGCTGATGTTGGCTTAGCTATGGGAGCTGGTACCGATATCGCGATTGAATCAGCTGATGTCGTGCTGATGAAGCCGGACTTAATGGACGTTGCTAAGGCCATGATAGTCAGTCAGGCTACTATTAAAACCATTAAGGAAAATCTTTTTTGGGCCTTTATCTATAATGTTTTGGCGATTCCCGTTGCCATGGGTGTGTTATACTTATTTGGAGGACCGCTTCTGAATCCTATGCTGGCAGGGCTTGCCATGAGCTTTAGCTCGGTTTCAGTAGTTCTCAATAGCCTTCGGTTGAAATATCGAAAGGTATAA
- a CDS encoding YjdF family protein, producing MKMTVFFDGGFWFGLIEYQDRQLGYQAFRYPFGKEPKDSDILDFIHLHLTEWMQKQERLGLVSDEPDTSLVHKSINPKRMQREISKQMKQPALSSKAQQAMQASHELLKLEKKASNRQKRQEYKERQFQLKQEKRRKKKKGH from the coding sequence ATGAAAATGACAGTATTTTTTGACGGCGGTTTCTGGTTTGGTTTGATTGAATATCAGGACAGACAGCTGGGTTATCAAGCCTTTCGCTATCCCTTTGGCAAGGAGCCCAAGGACAGCGATATTCTTGATTTTATCCATCTTCATTTGACCGAATGGATGCAAAAACAAGAAAGGCTGGGCCTAGTCAGTGATGAACCAGATACATCTCTTGTGCATAAATCCATCAATCCTAAGCGAATGCAAAGGGAAATTAGCAAACAGATGAAACAGCCTGCTCTATCCTCTAAGGCTCAACAGGCCATGCAGGCTAGTCATGAGCTGCTGAAACTGGAAAAGAAAGCCTCCAACCGGCAAAAGCGACAGGAATATAAGGAGAGACAGTTTCAGCTCAAGCAGGAAAAACGCCGCAAAAAGAAAAAAGGACACTGA
- the nusA gene encoding transcription termination factor NusA produces the protein MSKEMLEAFRVLEEEKHIDKNDIIDAVTESLKSAYKRRYGQSDSCEVEFNEKTGDFQVYSVREVVEEVFDSRLEISLADALKISSAYELGDKIRFEESVKEFGRVAAQSAKQTIMEKMRRQMREITYNEYKEHEGEIMTGTVERFDQRFIYVNLGSIEAQLSHQDQIPGETFKSHDRIEVYVYKVENNPRGVNVFVSRSHPQFIKRIMEQEIPEVFDGTVEIMSVSREAGDRTKVAVRSHNPNVDAIGTIVGRGGANIKKVVSKFHPVRLDPKSGLAVPVEENIDVIQWEEDPAEFIYNAIAPAEVDYVIFDDENSKHATVVVPDNKLSLAIGRRGQNVRLAAHLTGYRIDIKSATEYEAAMEAEEAYETEADDLAEDTNLETVDQVQAEEVDQAGLDVELPQTEGAESAEAE, from the coding sequence ATGAGCAAAGAAATGCTAGAAGCCTTCCGTGTTCTGGAAGAAGAAAAACATATCGACAAAAATGACATTATTGATGCAGTGACTGAGTCACTTAAATCTGCTTACAAACGTCGCTATGGCCAATCTGACAGCTGTGAGGTTGAATTTAATGAAAAGACAGGGGATTTTCAAGTCTATAGTGTACGCGAAGTTGTCGAAGAAGTTTTTGACAGCCGTCTGGAAATCAGTCTAGCGGATGCCCTCAAGATTAGTTCAGCCTACGAGCTGGGTGACAAGATTCGGTTTGAAGAATCCGTTAAAGAATTCGGTCGTGTCGCTGCCCAATCTGCTAAGCAAACCATCATGGAAAAAATGCGTCGTCAGATGCGGGAGATTACCTACAATGAGTACAAAGAGCATGAAGGTGAAATCATGACTGGGACGGTTGAACGTTTCGACCAACGTTTCATCTATGTCAACCTAGGTTCGATCGAAGCTCAGCTGTCCCACCAAGACCAAATTCCTGGTGAGACTTTCAAATCCCACGATCGTATTGAAGTCTATGTTTATAAGGTGGAAAACAACCCTCGCGGTGTTAATGTTTTCGTTAGTCGAAGCCATCCGCAATTCATCAAACGCATCATGGAGCAAGAAATTCCTGAAGTGTTTGATGGTACCGTTGAAATCATGAGTGTCTCTCGGGAAGCTGGGGATCGCACCAAAGTCGCGGTTCGCAGCCATAACCCCAATGTGGATGCTATTGGAACTATCGTTGGTCGTGGTGGTGCTAATATCAAGAAAGTTGTCAGCAAATTCCACCCAGTTCGCCTAGATCCTAAGTCAGGTTTAGCTGTTCCTGTCGAAGAAAATATTGATGTCATTCAATGGGAAGAAGATCCAGCTGAATTTATCTACAATGCGATTGCACCAGCGGAAGTTGACTATGTTATCTTCGATGATGAAAATAGCAAGCATGCTACCGTGGTTGTTCCAGACAACAAACTGTCCTTGGCAATCGGCCGCCGTGGTCAAAATGTTCGTCTAGCCGCTCACCTGACTGGCTATCGTATCGATATTAAGTCAGCGACAGAATACGAAGCAGCTATGGAAGCAGAAGAAGCTTATGAAACCGAGGCTGATGACTTGGCGGAAGATACAAATTTGGAAACAGTTGACCAAGTACAAGCAGAAGAGGTTGATCAGGCTGGCCTTGATGTGGAACTGCCCCAGACTGAAGGCGCTGAGTCAGCTGAAGCAGAATAA
- the infB gene encoding translation initiation factor IF-2, with amino-acid sequence MSKKRLYEIAKELGKPSKDVVEKAKSLGLDVKSHASSVEDADAKRIASSFSSAPKPQAQKAVTPKADQADGKVTTKSNQPAKSEAETKPAQETKPALEKATQVKSTAKPKPKIRNFKAEREAKAKAEAERRQNQGSKGKQNNRGDRRNNDRRRDKRSGNRNDQRNSRNQTNQGPRIDFKARAAALKAEQNAEYSRQSEVRFRQEQENKAAIARQQEEARQNKRTAQEDQAQAQPAKPTQAAPAPAAVASKPAPAKDARRKKSNRSDKSRDFSHQNEDGPKQSRNKKWNNQNQVRNQRNSNWNHKKKKGKNNRNKDVAPKPVTERKFHELPKEFEYTEGMTVADIAKRIKREPAEIVKKLFMMGVMATQNQSLDAETIELLMVDYGIEPKKKVEVDDADIERFFVDDDYLNEDQLVERAPVVTIMGHVDHGKTTLLDTLRNSRVATGEAGGITQHIGAYQIDANGKKITFLDTPGHAAFTSMRARGASVTDITILIVAADDGVMPQTIEAINHSKAAGVPIIVAINKIDKPGANPERVIGELAEHGVISTAWGGESEFVEISAKFGQNIDELLETVLLVAELEELKADPTVRAIGTVIEARLDKGKGAVATLLVQQGTLHVQDPIVAGNTFGRVRAMANDLGRRVKTALPSTPVSITGLNEAPMAGDHFAVYEDEKAARAAGEERAKRALLKQRQVNHRVSLENLFDTLKDSEVKSVNVIIKADVQGSVEALATSLQKIEVEGAKVTIVHSAVGAINESDITLAEASDAVVIGFNVRPTPQARAQAESDEVEIRLHSIIYKVIEEIEDAMKGMLDPEYEEKIVGEAIIRETFKVSKVGTIGGFLVTSGKVTRDSSVRVIRDGVVIYDGKLASLRHFKDDVKEIGNAQEGGLMIEGYNDIKVDDTIEAYIMEEIER; translated from the coding sequence TTGTCTAAGAAAAGATTGTACGAAATTGCCAAAGAACTCGGCAAACCAAGTAAAGATGTGGTGGAAAAAGCTAAGAGTTTAGGTTTGGATGTTAAGAGCCATGCTTCTAGTGTAGAAGATGCCGATGCCAAACGCATTGCCAGTAGTTTTTCATCGGCTCCAAAGCCCCAAGCCCAAAAAGCAGTAACGCCAAAGGCTGATCAAGCTGACGGTAAGGTTACGACTAAGTCGAATCAACCAGCTAAGTCTGAAGCAGAAACTAAGCCAGCTCAAGAGACTAAACCAGCCTTAGAAAAAGCGACTCAAGTTAAATCGACTGCCAAGCCAAAGCCCAAAATTCGTAATTTTAAAGCAGAACGCGAGGCTAAGGCCAAGGCAGAAGCAGAGCGCCGACAAAATCAAGGAAGCAAGGGGAAGCAGAATAATCGCGGTGATCGTCGCAATAATGATCGCCGTCGCGACAAACGCTCAGGCAATCGCAATGATCAAAGGAACAGTCGCAATCAGACCAATCAGGGTCCGCGGATTGATTTCAAAGCTAGAGCTGCTGCGCTCAAGGCCGAACAAAATGCGGAATATTCGCGCCAAAGTGAAGTTCGTTTCCGCCAAGAGCAGGAAAATAAGGCAGCGATAGCTCGCCAACAAGAAGAAGCCCGTCAAAATAAACGAACAGCCCAAGAAGATCAAGCTCAGGCTCAGCCTGCTAAACCGACTCAAGCGGCCCCTGCCCCAGCAGCTGTCGCTTCCAAGCCAGCTCCAGCTAAGGATGCTCGTCGCAAGAAATCCAATCGTTCAGACAAATCACGTGACTTTTCACATCAGAATGAAGATGGACCAAAGCAAAGCAGAAATAAGAAGTGGAATAATCAAAATCAAGTGAGAAATCAAAGAAATAGTAATTGGAATCATAAGAAGAAAAAAGGGAAGAATAACCGCAATAAGGATGTGGCTCCAAAGCCAGTCACCGAGCGTAAATTCCATGAGTTGCCTAAGGAATTTGAATATACTGAAGGTATGACGGTTGCAGACATTGCAAAACGTATCAAACGCGAGCCCGCTGAAATTGTTAAGAAGCTCTTCATGATGGGCGTGATGGCTACTCAAAATCAATCCTTGGATGCGGAAACGATTGAGCTCCTGATGGTTGATTACGGTATTGAGCCTAAGAAAAAAGTTGAAGTTGACGATGCTGACATCGAGCGTTTCTTTGTCGATGATGACTATCTCAATGAGGACCAGTTAGTTGAACGGGCCCCAGTTGTAACAATTATGGGACATGTTGACCATGGTAAAACAACCTTACTGGATACCCTGCGCAATTCTCGGGTAGCAACTGGTGAAGCTGGTGGTATTACCCAACATATCGGGGCTTATCAGATTGATGCCAACGGTAAGAAAATCACCTTCCTAGATACTCCAGGACACGCGGCCTTTACTTCAATGCGTGCGCGTGGTGCCTCTGTTACTGATATCACGATCTTGATTGTGGCAGCGGATGATGGAGTTATGCCACAGACCATCGAAGCTATCAACCACTCTAAGGCTGCGGGTGTCCCAATCATTGTAGCCATCAACAAGATTGATAAGCCAGGAGCCAATCCTGAGCGAGTTATCGGTGAACTGGCTGAACATGGAGTTATTTCTACAGCTTGGGGTGGTGAGTCAGAGTTCGTGGAAATTTCGGCTAAATTTGGTCAAAATATTGATGAACTCTTAGAAACTGTCCTTCTGGTTGCAGAATTGGAAGAACTCAAGGCGGATCCAACCGTCCGTGCCATCGGTACGGTTATCGAAGCACGATTGGATAAAGGAAAAGGTGCTGTGGCTACCCTCCTGGTTCAACAAGGAACGCTGCATGTCCAAGACCCAATTGTTGCAGGCAATACCTTTGGTCGAGTTCGTGCTATGGCTAATGATTTGGGCCGACGTGTCAAGACTGCTTTGCCATCGACACCAGTTTCTATCACTGGTCTTAATGAGGCACCCATGGCTGGTGATCATTTCGCCGTCTATGAAGACGAAAAAGCTGCTCGGGCCGCCGGTGAAGAACGGGCTAAGCGGGCCCTGCTTAAGCAGCGTCAAGTTAACCATCGCGTTAGTCTGGAAAATCTCTTTGATACTCTGAAAGACAGTGAAGTTAAGTCTGTTAATGTCATTATCAAGGCTGACGTGCAAGGTTCTGTTGAAGCCCTGGCTACTTCCCTGCAAAAGATTGAAGTGGAAGGTGCCAAAGTCACCATCGTTCACTCAGCTGTCGGTGCCATCAATGAGTCTGATATTACTCTGGCAGAGGCTTCTGATGCGGTTGTCATTGGTTTCAATGTTCGTCCTACTCCGCAAGCTCGTGCTCAAGCCGAAAGTGATGAAGTCGAGATTCGTCTTCACAGCATTATCTATAAGGTTATCGAAGAAATTGAAGATGCCATGAAGGGAATGCTGGACCCTGAATACGAAGAAAAGATTGTGGGTGAGGCTATTATCCGTGAAACATTCAAGGTATCTAAGGTCGGCACTATCGGTGGTTTCTTGGTTACCAGTGGTAAAGTCACTCGTGACTCTAGCGTCCGAGTTATTCGTGACGGTGTCGTTATCTACGATGGTAAGCTGGCCAGCCTGCGTCACTTCAAGGATGATGTCAAAGAGATTGGTAATGCCCAAGAAGGTGGTCTCATGATTGAAGGCTACAATGATATTAAAGTAGATGATACTATTGAAGCCTATATCATGGAAGAAATTGAGCGCTAA
- the rbfA gene encoding 30S ribosome-binding factor RbfA, which produces MANSFRTDRVGMEIKREVNEILQKKVRDPRVSAVTITDVQMLGDLSMAKVYYTIMSDLASDNQKAQTGLEKAKGTIKRELGKNLQMYKIPDLTFIKDESIAYGNKIDQMLRDLESKK; this is translated from the coding sequence ATGGCTAATTCATTTCGTACCGATCGGGTTGGAATGGAGATTAAGCGGGAAGTCAATGAAATTCTGCAAAAGAAGGTCCGTGATCCCCGTGTCTCTGCTGTAACCATCACCGATGTCCAAATGCTAGGAGACTTATCCATGGCCAAGGTCTACTACACCATTATGAGTGACCTAGCTTCGGATAATCAAAAGGCCCAAACGGGTCTAGAAAAAGCCAAGGGAACTATTAAACGGGAACTTGGTAAGAATCTCCAAATGTATAAAATTCCAGATTTAACCTTCATCAAGGATGAATCTATTGCCTATGGTAATAAGATTGACCAGATGTTACGAGATTTGGAAAGTAAGAAATAA
- a CDS encoding nucleotidyltransferase family protein, giving the protein MDIKGLFERDSDIVRILTIVDQLGLSDSWLAAGTLRNFIWNQLSGYPAFDKETDVDVVFFDQTITYEETLEIEKRIRKEHSTYNWELRNQADMHSHSPNTRPYTSSKDAISKYPERCTAIGARLDNDQHIELFLPYGIEDILSFKVRPTPHFQIDQDRMAVYRSRIAQKNWQSKWPQLKIEN; this is encoded by the coding sequence ATGGATATAAAGGGGCTATTTGAAAGAGATTCGGATATCGTGAGAATTTTAACGATTGTGGACCAGCTGGGACTTTCAGATTCATGGCTGGCAGCAGGGACCTTACGAAATTTTATCTGGAACCAGTTGTCTGGTTATCCAGCTTTTGATAAAGAGACAGATGTTGATGTTGTTTTCTTTGATCAGACTATAACCTATGAAGAGACATTAGAAATAGAAAAGAGAATCCGCAAAGAGCATTCAACTTATAATTGGGAGCTGAGAAATCAAGCAGATATGCATAGCCATAGCCCTAACACCCGCCCCTATACTAGTTCCAAAGATGCCATCAGCAAATATCCTGAGCGATGTACAGCAATTGGGGCTAGGCTTGACAACGACCAACACATAGAATTATTTTTGCCTTATGGGATAGAGGATATTCTGTCTTTCAAGGTTAGACCCACTCCTCATTTTCAAATAGATCAAGATAGAATGGCTGTTTATCGTAGCCGCATAGCTCAGAAAAATTGGCAATCTAAGTGGCCACAGCTAAAAATTGAAAACTGA
- the rnpM gene encoding RNase P modulator RnpM, with protein MAKTRKIPLRKSVVSGQVIDKRDLLRIVKNKEGQVFIDPTGKQNGRGAYIKLDNEEAQLAKKKRVFNHSFSMPIPEEFYDELIAYVDHKVKRRELGLD; from the coding sequence ATGGCTAAAACAAGAAAAATACCTTTAAGAAAATCGGTTGTTTCAGGTCAAGTGATTGATAAGAGAGACCTCCTTAGAATTGTTAAAAATAAGGAAGGTCAAGTTTTCATTGATCCAACAGGGAAGCAAAATGGTCGAGGAGCCTATATTAAACTAGATAATGAGGAAGCCCAGTTGGCCAAAAAAAAGCGGGTTTTTAACCATAGTTTTTCTATGCCCATTCCCGAAGAATTCTACGATGAGTTGATTGCTTATGTGGATCACAAGGTCAAAAGGAGAGAGTTAGGCCTTGACTAG
- a CDS encoding alcohol dehydrogenase catalytic domain-containing protein: MKTAIFEKAGQMIVEEVPMPTIQADDDAIIKIVRACVCGSDLWSYSHGDEREKHSVNSGHEALGIVQEVGPDVINVKPGDFVIVPFTHGCGECDACRSGFDGTCDNHPAPTNWGGGFQSEYLRFHYANWALIKIPGQPSDYSEGMIKSLLTLADVMPTGYHAARVAHVAPGDRVVVIGDGAVGQCAVIAAKMRGASQIVLMSRHEDRQQMALSSGATAIVAERGEEGIAKVREILGGGADVALECVGTEGALEQALGVLHNGGRIGAVGVPHYGDHRIGSTFAQNISIAGGSASVTTYDKQILLKAVLDGDINPGKVFTDTYSLDDINQAYQDMADRKTVKSMLVVAE, translated from the coding sequence ATGAAAACTGCTATTTTTGAAAAAGCCGGTCAAATGATCGTTGAAGAAGTACCAATGCCAACAATTCAGGCTGATGATGACGCCATTATTAAAATTGTTCGTGCCTGTGTCTGTGGTTCTGACCTCTGGTCATACTCACACGGCGACGAACGCGAAAAACACTCTGTAAACAGTGGTCACGAGGCACTTGGCATCGTTCAAGAAGTAGGGCCTGATGTCATTAATGTCAAACCGGGGGACTTTGTTATCGTACCATTTACCCATGGCTGTGGTGAATGTGATGCTTGTCGTTCTGGATTTGATGGTACCTGTGATAACCATCCAGCACCAACTAACTGGGGCGGCGGTTTTCAATCTGAATATCTTCGATTCCACTATGCTAACTGGGCTCTTATCAAGATCCCTGGTCAGCCATCAGACTATTCAGAAGGCATGATTAAGTCACTTTTGACTCTTGCTGACGTTATGCCAACAGGCTACCACGCAGCACGAGTTGCTCATGTCGCTCCCGGTGATAGGGTTGTCGTTATTGGTGATGGTGCTGTTGGCCAATGTGCGGTTATTGCTGCTAAAATGCGCGGAGCTTCCCAGATTGTCCTGATGAGCCGTCATGAAGATCGCCAACAAATGGCCTTGTCTTCCGGTGCAACTGCTATTGTTGCTGAACGCGGAGAAGAAGGTATTGCTAAGGTTCGCGAAATTCTTGGCGGCGGGGCAGACGTTGCCCTGGAATGTGTCGGTACAGAAGGTGCACTCGAGCAAGCTCTCGGTGTCTTGCATAATGGCGGCCGTATCGGCGCTGTCGGTGTGCCTCATTATGGCGATCATCGCATCGGTTCAACCTTTGCTCAAAACATCTCAATCGCAGGTGGTTCAGCTTCTGTTACAACTTATGATAAACAAATCTTGCTTAAGGCTGTTTTGGATGGCGATATCAATCCGGGCAAAGTCTTCACAGACACCTATAGCCTAGATGACATTAATCAAGCTTATCAAGATATGGCGGATCGCAAGACTGTTAAATCAATGCTGGTAGTAGCAGAATAA